Proteins from a genomic interval of Drosophila melanogaster chromosome 2R:
- the CG42516 gene encoding uncharacterized protein, isoform B — protein sequence MNDSSDSEYEDTEYLVFADFKNHIHPHQLKHEDAAIKIIGIESDTPMAEVNGSIYRGRYEHSVGTNVFFEKEKDNLASDPLFESVCRQRYQYVDKSTKVISFERVYVDNLHQEVEKSAETEEDDQTEPKPESLKLNITYKEAINKFGEDH from the coding sequence ATGAACGATTCCTCCGATTCGGAGTACGAGGACACAGAGTACCTGGTATTTGCGGATTTCAAGAACCACATTCATCCGCACCAGCTGAAGCACGAGGACGCGGCCATTAAGATCATCGGAATCGAGAGTGACACGCCCATGGCCGAGGTAAATGGAAGCATTTATCGGGGACGCTACGAACATTCCGTGGGAACCAACGTGTTCTTTGAGAAGGAAAAAGACAATCTGGCAAGTGATCCGCTTTTTGAGTCAGTGTGTCGCCAGCGGTACCAGTACGTGGACAAATCCACCAAGGTGATATCTTTTGAAAGGGTCTACGTGGACAATTTGCACCAGGAGGTGGAGAAGTCGGCTGAGACTGAAGAGGACGATCAGACCGAGCCAAAGCCAGAATCTCTGAAGCTAAATATAACTTACAAGGAGGCTATTAACAAGTTTGGAGAAGATCATTGA